Proteins encoded by one window of Enterococcus faecalis:
- a CDS encoding PBP1A family penicillin-binding protein, protein MPTANSGSRAARHASNTSSKSSYKKKTQPPKKKKRLVLKIFLGLLIAGMVVFLAGVGLFWFYARQAPKLEDDKLNATVSSKLYDINNEIFEDLGAEKRELIQPNDVPQLLKDAIVSVEDRRFYKHIGVDPIRIIGSALSNVKNGGLQGGSTLTQQLIKLSYFSTKESDQTLKRKAQEAWMAVRLEREKSKEEILTYYINKVYMANGFYGMETAAENYYGKHLSELDLPQTALLAGMPQAPNSYDPYTKPDTAKERRDVVLYTMYDNKKISKAEYEKAKATPIDEGLVPLKASDDNRKVVDNYVKEVINEVKAKTGKNVYTDGLDIYTNLDMNAQKQLYDIVNSDQYVAFPDDKMQVASTVIDVASGQVRAQIGGRHIPDDVQLGNNLAVNTQRDVGSTVKPIMDYGPAIENLNYSTGRLMVDKPTKYPGTDIDVFNSDLTYQGVITMRRAIMGSRNTTAVQTFDEVGKENIMPFIKGLGIDYKNLEASNAISSNTSDVDGDKYGISSLKLAAAYAAFANNGIYNKPYYVNKVVFNDGTSVDYQPDGKRAMKDSTAYMMTDMLKDVLNGGTGFNGAIPGLIQAAKTGTSNYTDEDLARMGTTEKGIAPDSTFVGYTTHYAVSVWTGYNDRNTPIYQEYYGIASDVYREIMSYLSQNVSNDDWVQPDSVVRVGNELYVKDAYEVPNVQVLPSTTSSAPQPESSSTVESSSTKEAESSSSSSSESAPSSSEAPPSTEQPASSSSAEQPATSEQPPEPSSSSSQEPPQPPESSSKPDENKAA, encoded by the coding sequence ATGCCAACCGCAAATTCAGGCTCGCGAGCTGCTAGACATGCATCCAACACCTCATCGAAGTCGAGTTACAAGAAAAAGACACAACCGCCGAAAAAGAAAAAACGGCTTGTTTTAAAAATCTTTCTTGGCTTACTTATCGCTGGGATGGTCGTTTTTTTAGCAGGCGTTGGTCTTTTTTGGTTCTATGCACGACAAGCCCCAAAATTAGAAGATGACAAACTGAATGCGACAGTTTCATCGAAGCTTTACGATATTAATAATGAAATTTTTGAGGATTTAGGCGCAGAAAAGCGTGAATTAATTCAACCAAATGATGTGCCTCAATTATTAAAAGATGCCATTGTTTCTGTCGAAGACCGTCGTTTCTATAAACACATTGGTGTGGATCCGATTCGGATTATCGGTTCTGCCCTTTCAAATGTCAAAAATGGTGGATTACAAGGCGGAAGTACCTTAACCCAACAATTAATTAAATTGTCCTACTTCTCTACAAAAGAATCTGACCAAACCTTGAAACGGAAAGCACAAGAAGCATGGATGGCTGTTCGTTTAGAACGTGAAAAATCAAAAGAAGAAATTTTAACTTACTACATTAACAAAGTCTACATGGCGAATGGTTTTTATGGAATGGAAACAGCGGCTGAAAATTATTATGGTAAACATTTATCTGAACTTGATTTACCACAAACGGCCCTACTGGCAGGAATGCCACAAGCGCCAAACTCATACGATCCCTATACAAAACCAGATACTGCTAAAGAACGTCGGGATGTTGTACTCTACACAATGTACGACAATAAAAAAATCTCGAAAGCAGAGTACGAAAAAGCCAAAGCGACCCCAATCGATGAAGGCTTAGTGCCATTAAAAGCCAGTGATGACAATCGAAAAGTCGTAGATAATTACGTCAAAGAAGTAATCAATGAAGTGAAAGCAAAAACTGGCAAAAATGTTTACACAGACGGACTAGATATCTACACAAACTTAGATATGAATGCCCAAAAACAACTTTACGATATTGTCAACAGTGATCAATACGTTGCGTTTCCAGATGATAAAATGCAAGTAGCTTCAACCGTTATTGATGTTGCCTCTGGACAGGTCCGAGCACAAATTGGTGGTCGTCACATTCCTGATGATGTGCAATTAGGAAACAATTTAGCTGTTAACACCCAACGTGATGTTGGTTCAACCGTGAAACCAATCATGGATTATGGTCCCGCAATTGAGAATTTAAATTATTCGACAGGTCGCCTCATGGTGGATAAACCAACGAAATATCCTGGTACCGACATTGATGTCTTCAACTCTGATTTAACATATCAAGGCGTCATTACTATGCGCCGTGCGATTATGGGTTCTCGTAACACGACCGCGGTCCAGACGTTTGATGAAGTTGGTAAAGAAAACATCATGCCTTTCATTAAAGGACTAGGAATTGACTATAAAAACTTAGAAGCCTCGAATGCCATTTCAAGTAACACAAGCGATGTAGATGGCGATAAATATGGAATTTCCTCATTGAAGTTAGCAGCAGCTTATGCGGCTTTCGCCAATAACGGGATATACAACAAACCGTATTACGTAAACAAAGTCGTTTTCAATGATGGAACTAGCGTTGATTATCAACCTGATGGTAAACGTGCGATGAAAGACTCTACCGCTTATATGATGACGGATATGTTAAAAGATGTTTTAAACGGCGGAACAGGATTTAACGGCGCCATTCCAGGCTTAATCCAAGCGGCCAAAACAGGGACTTCTAACTATACTGATGAAGATTTAGCGCGAATGGGCACAACAGAAAAAGGAATTGCCCCGGATAGTACCTTTGTTGGTTATACAACACACTATGCCGTTTCTGTTTGGACTGGATACAATGATCGAAATACACCAATCTATCAAGAATACTATGGGATTGCCTCGGATGTTTATCGTGAAATAATGAGTTACTTGTCTCAAAATGTTTCAAACGATGACTGGGTGCAGCCAGACAGTGTTGTGCGGGTAGGTAATGAATTATACGTGAAAGATGCCTATGAGGTACCAAATGTACAAGTTTTACCAAGTACTACCTCTTCAGCACCACAGCCGGAATCTAGCAGTACGGTGGAATCCTCTTCCACAAAAGAAGCGGAAAGTTCATCAAGTTCTAGTTCAGAAAGTGCGCCTTCTTCCTCTGAAGCGCCACCCTCAACCGAACAACCGGCAAGCTCTTCCTCAGCAGAGCAACCGGCAACATCGGAACAACCACCTGAACCATCAAGTTCTAGTTCACAAGAACCGCCGCAACCACCTGAAAGTAGTTCTAAACCAGATGAAAATAAAGCAGCATAA
- the rpoE gene encoding DNA-directed RNA polymerase subunit delta, translated as MEINVFEGLNKKELSMIEVAHAILEQHADVMDFSDLVNQIQNYLGKSDSEIRDQLAQFYTDLNIDGSFISLGDNRWGLRSWYPIDSIDEEVTHGLEEDEEDAPRRRKRKKVNAFITNPNDEDVIDYNDDDPEDAELTNDDEEDILYDDEEDEDEEIKAYNSDLQEIGADSDDDEEDIPQIEEDLTIIDDDDVEDEDDFDDEYSEE; from the coding sequence TTGGAAATTAATGTATTTGAAGGGTTAAACAAAAAAGAATTATCCATGATTGAAGTAGCACACGCTATTTTAGAACAACATGCAGATGTAATGGATTTTTCTGATTTAGTTAACCAAATCCAAAATTATCTTGGCAAGTCTGATAGTGAAATTCGTGACCAATTAGCACAATTTTATACAGATTTAAACATCGACGGTAGCTTTATATCATTGGGAGACAATCGTTGGGGCTTACGTTCATGGTATCCAATCGATTCAATCGATGAAGAAGTTACACATGGCTTGGAAGAAGACGAAGAAGATGCACCACGTCGTAGAAAACGTAAAAAAGTAAATGCCTTCATCACTAATCCAAACGATGAAGATGTAATTGACTATAACGATGACGATCCAGAAGATGCTGAATTAACAAATGATGATGAAGAAGACATCTTGTACGATGATGAAGAAGATGAAGATGAAGAAATCAAAGCATACAACTCTGACTTACAAGAGATTGGTGCAGATTCAGACGATGATGAAGAAGACATTCCGCAAATCGAAGAAGATTTAACAATCATTGATGACGATGATGTTGAAGATGAAGACGATTTTGATGACGAATATTCTGAAGAGTAA
- a CDS encoding lipoate--protein ligase family protein yields MLLDSGCLTNSDYFLPFALTDVLTTFSGMQHQPIIHFWQLDQAMILGMKDTRVPHLKEGIASLQENDYSVVVRNAGGLGVIADSGILNVSLILPNNSEHKLSIDAAYELMWAWLRQSFPEKEIDAFEITTSYCPGTYDLSIGGQKFAGIAQRRVKDGIAVMIYISVNGNQLARGEVVRDFYLAGLQEQFGENGYPPVDPAVMANLETLIETPLTIDAVKTRLIEALPQQFEKSIDPNLTEPIITSEWFQTNLTVQLEKMAQRNALIKGEIV; encoded by the coding sequence ATGCTCCTTGATTCAGGTTGTTTAACAAACAGTGACTATTTTTTACCTTTTGCCTTGACCGATGTTTTAACCACTTTTTCAGGAATGCAGCACCAACCAATCATTCATTTCTGGCAATTGGATCAAGCAATGATTCTTGGCATGAAAGATACCCGTGTACCACATCTAAAAGAAGGCATCGCTTCTCTGCAAGAAAACGATTATTCTGTAGTCGTTCGCAATGCCGGCGGTTTAGGGGTGATTGCCGATTCGGGTATTTTAAATGTTTCACTTATTTTACCAAATAATTCTGAACACAAATTAAGTATCGATGCGGCTTATGAATTAATGTGGGCTTGGCTCCGTCAGAGTTTTCCGGAGAAAGAGATTGACGCCTTTGAAATTACTACATCCTATTGTCCCGGTACTTATGATTTAAGTATTGGCGGTCAAAAGTTTGCAGGGATTGCCCAACGACGCGTCAAAGACGGTATTGCTGTCATGATTTACATCAGCGTTAACGGCAATCAACTTGCTCGTGGAGAAGTGGTTCGAGACTTTTACCTTGCTGGCTTACAAGAACAATTTGGTGAAAATGGCTATCCACCCGTTGATCCAGCAGTGATGGCAAATTTAGAAACGCTGATTGAGACTCCATTAACAATAGACGCCGTAAAAACCCGTTTAATCGAAGCATTACCTCAACAATTTGAAAAATCTATTGATCCAAACTTAACCGAACCAATTATAACCTCAGAATGGTTCCAAACAAATTTAACTGTCCAGCTGGAAAAAATGGCGCAACGAAACGCCTTAATTAAAGGAGAGATCGTATGA
- a CDS encoding VOC family protein, producing MKMAHTCVRVKDLEASLDFYQKAFNFEESRRRDFPENKFTLVYLTLPGDDYELELTYNYDHEAYDLGNGYGHIAISTDDLEGLHEKHQVAGLTVTDLKGLPGTAPSYYFVVDPDGYKIEVIRER from the coding sequence ATGAAAATGGCTCATACATGTGTGCGTGTAAAAGATTTAGAGGCATCATTAGATTTCTATCAAAAAGCCTTCAATTTTGAAGAAAGTCGCCGTCGTGATTTTCCAGAAAATAAATTTACTTTGGTTTATCTAACTTTACCAGGAGACGACTACGAACTAGAACTAACTTATAATTATGATCATGAAGCATACGATTTAGGAAACGGTTATGGTCATATCGCCATCAGTACAGATGATTTAGAAGGATTACACGAAAAACATCAAGTGGCTGGCTTAACTGTCACTGACTTAAAAGGCTTACCTGGAACTGCACCATCTTATTACTTTGTTGTCGACCCAGATGGTTATAAAATCGAAGTCATTCGTGAACGTTAA
- a CDS encoding DUF1273 domain-containing protein, whose translation MEMIKTLYVTGYRSFELGIFQGKDPKITVIKNVLKKELASYIEAGVEWILISGNLGVELWTAEVVGELKTEYPEVQLGLLYPFKDFGNNWNEQNRELLTKAESLADYINSVSHQPYQSPAQLKMHTKFLLEHSGGSLLIYDKEYPGKTEYFLKDAQHFSEREPYDIRLITMDDLQNSVID comes from the coding sequence ATGGAAATGATAAAAACCCTCTATGTCACCGGTTATCGCAGCTTTGAATTGGGGATATTTCAAGGAAAAGACCCGAAAATCACAGTTATTAAAAATGTCTTAAAAAAAGAGTTAGCCAGTTATATTGAAGCGGGAGTAGAATGGATTTTGATTTCTGGCAATTTAGGTGTTGAACTTTGGACAGCTGAAGTAGTTGGGGAATTAAAAACGGAATATCCAGAAGTCCAGCTAGGTTTGCTTTATCCATTTAAAGACTTTGGCAATAATTGGAATGAACAAAATCGAGAACTGTTAACGAAAGCGGAAAGTTTGGCTGATTATATCAACTCAGTAAGTCACCAGCCCTATCAATCGCCAGCACAATTAAAAATGCATACAAAATTTCTTTTGGAACATTCTGGGGGCAGCTTACTTATTTATGACAAAGAGTACCCTGGCAAAACGGAGTATTTTTTAAAGGATGCACAACATTTTTCGGAACGAGAACCCTATGATATTCGCTTAATTACAATGGATGATTTACAAAACTCGGTGATTGATTAG
- a CDS encoding DUF1934 domain-containing protein, translated as MDLSTGVPVSIQLKTIVQQGNEQKDFFFDLEGQLVKMGDTLYIRYKEELLEDTEPTPVTIKIEPDGHVQLIRAGELRMRLRFGYQEKLDTSYRTPYGLLQISTFTHNLRVSLKDQPMSGKILVDYDLYSQTERIGEYHLELEFTA; from the coding sequence ATGGATTTATCAACAGGCGTTCCTGTATCGATTCAACTAAAAACGATTGTCCAACAAGGCAACGAACAAAAAGATTTTTTCTTTGACTTAGAAGGTCAATTAGTAAAAATGGGTGATACATTATACATTCGTTACAAAGAAGAATTATTAGAGGATACAGAACCAACCCCCGTAACCATTAAAATTGAACCAGACGGGCATGTTCAGCTGATTCGTGCCGGCGAATTACGGATGCGTTTAAGATTTGGCTATCAGGAAAAATTAGATACAAGTTATCGAACCCCTTATGGCTTGCTACAGATTAGTACGTTTACACATAATTTGCGTGTTAGTTTAAAAGATCAACCAATGTCTGGTAAGATTTTAGTTGATTATGATTTATACTCTCAAACAGAGCGAATCGGAGAATATCATTTAGAATTAGAATTTACTGCATAA
- a CDS encoding NUDIX hydrolase, which produces MKTPTFGKREETLTYQTRYAAYIIVSKPENNTMVLVQAPNGAYFLPGGEIEGTETKEEAIHREVLEELGISVEIGCYLGEADEYFYSNHRQTAYYNPGYFYVANTWRQLSEPLERTNTLHWVAPEEAVRLLKRGSHRWAVEKWLAAAS; this is translated from the coding sequence ATGAAAACGCCAACGTTTGGAAAAAGAGAAGAGACATTGACCTATCAAACAAGATATGCTGCATACATTATTGTTTCAAAGCCAGAAAATAACACAATGGTTCTGGTACAAGCGCCAAATGGAGCTTATTTTTTACCAGGAGGCGAAATTGAAGGCACCGAAACGAAAGAAGAAGCGATCCATCGAGAAGTGCTAGAAGAATTGGGAATAAGTGTAGAAATTGGCTGTTATTTAGGGGAAGCTGATGAATATTTTTATTCGAACCATCGCCAAACTGCCTATTATAATCCTGGATATTTTTATGTAGCGAATACTTGGCGGCAACTTAGCGAACCCTTAGAAAGGACCAATACTTTACACTGGGTTGCACCAGAAGAAGCAGTCCGTTTATTAAAAAGAGGAAGCCACCGTTGGGCCGTTGAAAAATGGCTAGCGGCAGCATCATAA
- the recU gene encoding Holliday junction resolvase RecU, whose product MSFHYPNGIPYNHHEAQSPKKQVKKKRPVEFGNRGMDFEEAINQSNQYYLLNKQAVVHKKPTPVQIVKVDYPKRSAAVIKEAYFRQASTTDYNGVYQGRYIDFEAKETKNTTSFPFKNFHQHQIDHMEQCIAQQGICFVLLWFSSLKRCFFFSGENLITHWKNQAVTGKKSMPLALIEKEGIELSFGIAPRIPYLDAVEQYIQTH is encoded by the coding sequence GTGTCGTTCCATTATCCTAACGGAATACCTTATAATCATCATGAAGCACAATCACCAAAAAAACAAGTAAAAAAGAAACGCCCCGTTGAATTTGGTAATCGTGGGATGGATTTCGAAGAAGCGATCAATCAAAGCAATCAATATTATCTATTGAATAAGCAAGCAGTCGTTCATAAGAAACCCACTCCTGTTCAAATTGTTAAAGTAGATTATCCCAAACGAAGTGCGGCTGTTATTAAGGAGGCCTACTTTAGACAAGCTTCAACGACTGATTATAACGGTGTATATCAAGGCCGTTACATAGATTTTGAAGCGAAAGAAACGAAAAATACCACGTCCTTTCCCTTTAAAAATTTTCATCAACATCAAATTGATCATATGGAACAATGTATAGCACAACAAGGGATTTGTTTTGTGCTATTATGGTTTTCAAGCTTAAAACGCTGCTTCTTTTTTAGTGGTGAAAATCTAATAACGCATTGGAAAAACCAAGCAGTTACTGGAAAAAAATCTATGCCGCTTGCACTCATCGAGAAAGAAGGAATTGAATTATCTTTTGGAATCGCACCGCGAATCCCTTATCTCGACGCAGTGGAACAATATATTCAGACACACTAG
- the gpsB gene encoding cell division regulator GpsB: MANLVYSPKDILQKEFKTKMMNGYDPIEVDEFLDNVIKDYEAYNKELLSLQEENSRLMAKLDQLSKAQPTPRVAQEVPKSAAVTNFDILKRLSNLEREVFGKKLDETPSTPVTPSAPSMTAEPANHDVDNAQTRQF; encoded by the coding sequence ATGGCAAATTTAGTATATAGTCCTAAAGACATTTTACAAAAAGAATTTAAAACGAAAATGATGAACGGGTATGACCCAATTGAAGTAGACGAATTTTTAGACAATGTCATTAAAGACTACGAAGCTTATAATAAAGAATTATTAAGCTTGCAAGAAGAAAACAGCCGCTTAATGGCAAAATTAGACCAATTATCAAAAGCCCAACCAACGCCTCGTGTTGCTCAAGAAGTACCAAAAAGTGCAGCAGTGACCAACTTTGATATTTTAAAACGTTTATCAAACTTAGAGCGTGAAGTTTTTGGTAAAAAGTTAGATGAAACACCTTCAACACCTGTAACGCCTTCCGCACCGTCAATGACTGCAGAACCAGCGAACCATGATGTTGATAATGCACAAACACGTCAATTTTAA
- a CDS encoding dNTPase, with protein sequence MTIPYKEQRLPIEKVFRDPVHNYIHVQHQVILDLINSAEVQRLRRIKQLGTSSFTFHGAEHSRFSHSLGVYEITRRICEIFQRNYSVERLGENGWNDDERLITLCAALLHDVGHGPYSHTFEHIFDTNHEAITVQIITSPETEVYQILNRVSADFPEKVASVITKQYPNPQVVQMISSQIDADRMDYLLRDAYFTGTEYGTFDLTRILRVIRPYKGGIAFAMNGMHAVEDYIVSRYQMYVQVYFHPVSRGMEVILDHLLHRAKELFENPEFDYDLQASLLVPFFKGDFTLQEYLKLDDGVLSTYFTQWMDVPDSILGDLAKRFLMRKPLKSATFTNEKESAATIAYLRELIEKVGFNPKYYTAINSSYDLPYDFYRPNKDRHRTQIELMQKDGSLVELATVSPLVAALAGQSQGDERFYFPKEMLDQGNKKHYDLFDETYREFSSYIHNGALVLKK encoded by the coding sequence ATGACGATTCCGTATAAAGAGCAACGATTACCAATCGAAAAAGTTTTCCGTGATCCCGTCCATAATTATATTCATGTCCAACATCAAGTGATTTTAGACCTTATTAATTCTGCTGAAGTGCAACGATTACGTCGCATTAAGCAACTAGGTACTTCTTCTTTTACGTTTCACGGTGCCGAACATAGTCGTTTTTCCCATTCTTTGGGTGTTTACGAAATTACACGTCGGATTTGTGAGATTTTCCAACGTAACTACTCTGTGGAACGATTAGGTGAAAACGGCTGGAATGACGACGAGCGCTTGATTACACTTTGCGCAGCTTTATTACATGATGTCGGTCATGGTCCTTATTCACATACATTCGAGCATATTTTTGATACAAACCATGAAGCAATCACGGTCCAAATCATCACCTCACCAGAAACGGAAGTCTATCAAATTTTAAATCGTGTTTCGGCAGATTTTCCTGAAAAAGTCGCCAGCGTTATTACTAAACAATACCCAAATCCTCAAGTGGTGCAAATGATTTCTAGTCAAATTGATGCCGATCGTATGGACTATCTGTTACGTGATGCTTACTTTACAGGGACTGAATACGGAACCTTCGATTTAACTAGAATTTTACGTGTGATTCGACCCTACAAAGGAGGCATTGCCTTTGCTATGAATGGGATGCATGCGGTGGAAGACTATATCGTTAGTCGTTATCAAATGTATGTCCAAGTCTATTTCCACCCTGTTTCTCGTGGGATGGAAGTGATTCTTGATCATTTATTGCATCGGGCGAAAGAATTATTTGAAAACCCTGAATTTGACTATGATTTACAAGCCTCTCTGCTTGTACCATTCTTTAAAGGGGACTTCACCTTACAAGAATATTTAAAATTGGATGATGGCGTCCTCTCTACGTACTTTACACAATGGATGGATGTGCCTGATTCAATTCTAGGTGATTTAGCCAAACGTTTCCTTATGCGTAAGCCTCTGAAGTCAGCCACCTTTACGAACGAAAAAGAGAGCGCAGCAACGATTGCTTATTTAAGGGAATTGATTGAAAAAGTTGGTTTCAACCCTAAATATTATACTGCCATTAATTCAAGCTATGATTTACCTTACGATTTTTATCGTCCAAATAAAGACCGTCATCGTACACAAATTGAATTGATGCAAAAAGATGGCTCATTAGTGGAATTGGCAACGGTTAGTCCCCTAGTTGCAGCACTTGCTGGTCAAAGTCAAGGAGATGAACGTTTCTATTTCCCTAAAGAAATGCTTGACCAAGGAAATAAAAAACATTACGATTTATTTGATGAGACGTATCGTGAGTTTTCAAGTTACATTCATAATGGTGCGTTAGTTTTAAAAAAATAG
- the yidA gene encoding sugar-phosphatase — translation MSIKLVAIDIDGTLLNSQHKITPRVKEALQKANEQGVRIVLCTGRPLPGVKEQLDELALYGENDFVITYNGSLVQATKDNTIISRYTLSYEDFLEIEMYSRKVGAHLHTIDDSAIYTANRNIGKYTIHEASLVNMPLKYRTVDEMTPEMNIIKMMMIDEPEVLDPAIAKLPLHFTEKYTTVKSTPFYYEIMNKNASKGNALAKLADHLGLNKNEVMAIGDNENDLSMIDYAGIGVAMGNATENVKTIADVHTTSNDEDGVAQIIEKMVLI, via the coding sequence ATGTCAATTAAGTTAGTTGCTATTGATATCGACGGAACATTGCTAAATTCACAACACAAGATTACCCCACGGGTCAAAGAAGCGCTCCAAAAAGCAAATGAGCAAGGCGTTCGTATTGTTTTATGTACAGGCCGTCCTTTGCCAGGCGTGAAAGAACAATTGGATGAATTAGCCTTATATGGTGAAAATGATTTCGTGATTACCTACAACGGTTCGCTTGTCCAAGCAACCAAAGATAATACGATTATTTCACGCTATACCTTGAGTTATGAGGATTTTTTAGAAATTGAAATGTATTCTCGTAAAGTCGGCGCTCACTTGCACACAATTGATGATTCCGCTATTTACACTGCCAATCGCAATATTGGTAAATATACGATTCACGAAGCATCTTTAGTGAACATGCCTTTGAAATATCGTACGGTGGATGAAATGACACCAGAGATGAACATTATTAAAATGATGATGATTGATGAGCCGGAAGTTTTAGATCCTGCCATTGCAAAATTACCATTACATTTTACCGAAAAATATACGACTGTTAAAAGTACGCCTTTTTACTATGAAATCATGAATAAAAATGCTAGCAAAGGCAATGCTCTAGCAAAATTGGCAGACCATTTAGGCTTAAATAAAAACGAAGTGATGGCCATTGGTGACAATGAAAATGACTTATCCATGATTGATTACGCTGGGATTGGTGTTGCGATGGGCAATGCGACAGAAAATGTTAAAACAATTGCCGATGTGCATACCACTAGTAATGACGAAGATGGTGTCGCTCAAATTATTGAAAAAATGGTTTTAATTTAA
- a CDS encoding CTP synthase yields MTKYIFVTGGVVSSIGKGIVAASLGRLLKNRGLKVTIQKFDPYINVDPGTMSPYQHGEVFVTDDGAETDLDLGHYERFIDINLNKYSNVTTGKIYSEVLRKERKGEYLGATVQVIPHITNEIKEKIMRAAKMTDADVIITEVGGTVGDIESLPFLEALRQMKADMGSDNVMYIHTTLIPYLKAAGEMKTKPTQHSVKELRSLGIQPNILVVRTELPVSQNTKNKLAQFCDVNPEAVIESRDVETLYSIPLALQAQNMDQIVCDHLKLDAPAADMTEWRALEEKVLNLKKKTKIALVGKYVELPDAYISVVEALKHAGFDFDSDIEIDWVDSQELTAENVAERIGSADGILVPGGFGDRGIEGKIEAIRFARENDVPFLGICLGMQMACVEFGRNVVGLEDAGSAETNPDVTINIIDLMADQENIENLGGTLRLGLYPCKLKKGTKTAAAYGNEDVVQERHRHRYEFNNKYRQLFEENGLVFSGVSPDNRLVEIVEIPEKQFFVACQFHPELISRPNRPQRLIKGFVGAALANKESK; encoded by the coding sequence ATGACAAAATACATCTTTGTTACAGGTGGCGTGGTTTCTTCTATCGGAAAAGGGATTGTCGCAGCATCTTTAGGACGATTATTAAAAAATCGTGGATTAAAAGTAACGATTCAAAAATTCGATCCATATATTAATGTGGATCCGGGGACAATGAGTCCTTACCAACATGGAGAGGTTTTTGTCACAGATGATGGTGCCGAAACAGATTTGGACTTAGGTCACTATGAACGTTTTATTGATATTAACTTAAATAAATACTCAAACGTAACCACTGGAAAAATTTATTCAGAAGTCTTACGTAAAGAACGTAAAGGGGAATACTTAGGTGCAACAGTGCAAGTTATTCCACACATTACCAATGAAATCAAAGAAAAAATCATGCGTGCAGCGAAAATGACGGATGCCGATGTGATTATCACAGAAGTAGGTGGTACTGTCGGCGACATCGAATCATTACCTTTCCTAGAAGCATTGCGCCAAATGAAAGCTGATATGGGTAGTGACAACGTAATGTACATCCATACAACCTTGATTCCTTACTTAAAAGCGGCTGGCGAAATGAAAACTAAACCAACACAACATAGTGTCAAAGAATTAAGAAGTTTAGGGATTCAACCAAATATTTTAGTGGTCCGTACGGAATTACCTGTTTCTCAAAACACTAAAAACAAATTAGCACAATTCTGTGATGTTAATCCGGAAGCGGTAATTGAATCTCGTGATGTTGAAACGTTATACTCCATTCCATTAGCACTTCAAGCACAAAACATGGATCAAATTGTTTGTGATCATTTAAAATTGGATGCACCGGCTGCAGACATGACTGAGTGGCGTGCATTAGAAGAAAAAGTTCTTAACTTGAAAAAGAAAACAAAAATTGCGCTGGTTGGTAAATATGTTGAATTACCAGATGCCTATATTTCTGTTGTAGAAGCATTAAAACATGCTGGGTTTGATTTTGATTCAGATATCGAAATTGATTGGGTTGATTCACAAGAATTAACTGCTGAAAATGTCGCTGAAAGAATTGGTTCAGCAGATGGTATTTTGGTTCCTGGTGGTTTTGGTGATCGTGGAATTGAAGGAAAAATTGAAGCGATTCGTTTTGCTCGCGAAAATGACGTACCATTCCTTGGTATTTGTTTAGGTATGCAAATGGCCTGTGTAGAATTTGGTCGTAACGTTGTGGGCTTAGAAGATGCTGGTTCTGCAGAAACTAATCCTGACGTGACAATTAACATTATTGATTTAATGGCAGATCAAGAAAACATCGAGAATTTAGGTGGCACACTACGTTTAGGTTTATATCCATGTAAATTGAAAAAAGGAACGAAAACTGCGGCAGCATACGGAAATGAAGATGTTGTCCAAGAACGTCACCGTCATCGTTATGAATTTAACAACAAATATCGTCAATTATTTGAAGAAAATGGCTTAGTTTTCTCTGGAGTTTCACCAGATAATCGTTTAGTTGAGATTGTTGAAATTCCTGAAAAACAATTCTTTGTGGCTTGTCAATTCCACCCAGAATTAATTTCTCGTCCAAATCGCCCACAACGCTTAATCAAAGGATTTGTTGGTGCAGCTTTGGCAAATAAAGAAAGTAAATAA